TGAGCTTAACCTTAACCTTGAACAGTGGCATGAAACAGGAGGTTTCATACGCTTATAACACTCATCATAACATTTCATTGGCGGGCAGACAGCCAGATGAGTCCGTAACGGAATGTAACTGATGTCTGATGGCGTGATATATGCTGCAAAATTGACAATCGGTATGGTGATTTATCGTTTAAGTCGCTTCTCTTCAGTAATATGTGCCAGAGGTTGGCTAATAATGGAGGGCAAACATGAGCAGGAATTTTTATCGTCAAATCAACGATCAACTGGCGGAAAGCCGTCAGGAAGGTCTGTTCAAAGAAGAACGCATTATTACTTCGCCACAACAGGCTGATATCGAAACAGGCGACGGGCATCATGTCATCAATTTTTGCGCCAATAATTATCTCGGGCTGGCGAATCATCCGGCGCTGATTCTGGCGGCCAAAGAGGGCATGGACAGCCATGGCTTTGGCATGGCTTCGGTGCGCTTTATCTGCGGCACTCAGGATAGCCATAAACAGCTGGAAAAACGGCTGGCAGAATTTCTCGGTATGGAAGACGCCATTCTCTACTCCTCCTGCTTCGACGCCAATGGCGGCCTGTTTGAGACACTGCTGGGCGCTGAAGACGCCATTATCTCGGATGCATTAAATCATGCCTCGATTATTGATGGCGTGCGTCTGTGTAAAGCCAGACGTTATCGCTACGCTAATAATGATATGGGGGAGCTGCAGGCGCGGCTGGAAGAAGCGAAAACGGCGGGCGCACGACATATTATGATTGCCACCGATGGCGTCTTCTCCATGGACGGTATTATTGCCAATCTGCAGGGCATTTGCGATCTGGCTGATCGGTACGACGCGCTGGTGATGGTGGATGACTCCCATGCCGTCGGTTTTGTCGGCGCCAGCGGACGCGGCACCCATGAATACTGCGAAGTGATGGGTCGCGTCGATATTATTACCGGCACGCTGGGTAAAGCGCTCGGCGGCGCATCCGGTGGCTATACCGCAGCCAAAAAAGAGGTGGTGGAGTGGCTGCGTCAACGTTCACGGCCCTATCTGTTCTCCAACTCGCTGGCGCCGGCAATTGTGGCTGCCTCAATCCGCGTGCTGGATATGCTGGCCGAAGGTGATGGCCTGCGTCAGCGCCTGTGGAATAACGTCCGTTACTTCCGTGAAGAGATGACCAAAGCCGGATTTACCCTTGCTGGCGCCGATCACGCGATTATTCCGGTGATGCTGGGTGAGGCGACAGTGGCGCAGGAGTTTGCGCGCCTGCTGCAACAGGAGGGGATTTATGTCACCGGTTTCTTCTATCCAGTGGTGCCGAAAGGCGCGGCGCGTATCCGTACTCAAATTTCAGCTGGCCATAGCCAGCAGCAGCTGGTGCGCGCGGTAGAGGCGTTTACGCGGATTGGTAAGCAACTTAACGTTATTGGCTGAGAGGTGAGGCGATGAGAGCACTGGCGAAACTAAAGGCGGAAGCTGGCATCTGGATGACCGAAGCGCCGATTCCGCAGCCGGGCCATAACGATCTGCTGATTAAAATCCGCAAAACCGCCATCTGCGGCACTGATGTGCATATCTACAACTGGGATGAATGGTCGCAAAAGACGATTCCGGTGCCGATGATTGTCGGCCATGAGTATGTTGGGGAAGTGGTGGCGATTGGCCAGGAGGTGAATGGCTACCAGATCGGCGATCGCGTCTCAGGCGAAGGCCATATCACCTGTGGTCACTGCCGTAACTGTCGCGCCGGGCGTACCCATTTATGTCGTAATGCCATCGGGGTTGGCGTTAATCGTCAGGGGTGTTTTGCCGAGTACCTGGTGATCCCGGCTTTTAACGCCTTTAAAATTCCCGACAATATCTCCGATGAGCTGGCGGCGATTTTCGATCCCTTTGGCAACGCGGTCCATACGGCGCTCTCTTTCGATTTAGTCGGTGAAGATGTGCTGATCTCAGGAGCCGGACCAATCGGCATTATGGCCGCGGCGGTCTGCAAACATGTGGGCGCACGCCATGTGGTGATCACCGACGTCAATGACTATCGTCTTGAGCTGGCGCGCAAAATGGGTGTGACGCGCGCAGTGAATGTTAATCAGGAAAACCTGAATAAAATCATGGGCGAGCTGGGAATGACCGAAGGGTTTGATGTCGGACTGGAGATGTCCGGCGCACCACCGGCGTTTCGTACGCTGCTGGCGGCGATGAATCACGGCGGCAGGATTGCGCTGTTGGGTATTCCGCCTTCGGAGATGTCGATCGACTGGAATCAGGTGATCTTTAAAGGGCTGTTTATTAAAGGCATCTATGGTCGCGAGATGTTTGAAACCTGGTACAAAATGGCGGCGTTGATTCAGTCCGGCCTTGATTTAACGCCGATTATTACCCATCGCTACAGCATTGATCAGTTTCAGCAGGGGTTTGACGATATGCGTTCCGGTCAGTCCGGCAAAGTGGTATTGAGCTGGGATTGATTTTGCCGGTCAATGGGCGGCGTTATCGCCGCCCATGCCAAATCAGAACAGTTTTTTCAGCGTTTTTACCGGATAACTGTCGGCAATGCTGTCGCCAATCACGCCGAGCACACGGGTGGCCGGCACTGGCTGCGTGGCGTTTTTATTGATGCACAGCTCACCGCCATGGAACGGATTACGCGGCTTAGCCGGTTTGCTTTCCGGCGGCAGCGGCTTGTTGTTGATGCGTTGCGGTTCGTTAAGCAACTGACCCGGGCGCACCAGCGTAATATCCGCTGGCAGCGTCGGCAGCATCTGCTGCAACACTTTTACCGTGGTCGGATGGGGATGGCCGATAGCGATAGCTGAACCATCGCGCCGGGCAAGCCGCACCGCGCGGGTGAACTGCTTGCGGATCTCAGCTTCATTCTGACTGTCGTCAAGGAAGACACGGCGTTTAATCACTTTCACGCTGGTTCCCGCCGCCGCACGCGTGGACTGACTGTTGGCGATAGTCATGCTGTCGAGAAAGTAAAAGTTATAGTGATCGAGCACCTGCATCACTTTCTGCATGCCAGGCAGGCTGGACGTCATGGCGCTACCCATATGATTGTTCAGACCGACCGCATAAGGGACGCTCTTCACCGCGTCACTGATAATGCGTGCGATCTCGGCGCTGCTCATCTCCGGGTGTAAGGTATCTTTTTCCAGCGGTTGCTTGCTGAGTGGCGCCATTGGCAGATGGATCAGGACTTCATGGCCGCGTTGATGAGCTTTGGTCGCCATCTCGCGGGCATGGGGAGCGTTTGGCAGTACGGCGACGGAAATCGCTGGCGGCATCTGCAAAACCTGATTTTCCTGGGCGGGACGATAACCGAAATCGTCAATAACGATAGCCAGTTTCCCGGCATGGGCTGAGCAGGTAAATAACAGACTGCTCAGGAGTCCGGTGAGTTTTAAGCGCTGAAACAAGACTTATCTTCCTAACCACGGCAGTGGATTGACGGCCTGTCCTTGTCGTCTGATTTCAAAATAGAGTGAAGGCGTGCCCCGGCCGCCGCTGGTACCGACCAGCGCGATTGGCTCTCCTGCCTTAACCTGGGTTCCCACGCTCACCAATGCACTTTGGTTGTAGCCATAGAGGCTCATATCGCCTTTACCGTGTTCGACTACGACTACCAGACCGTAGCCCTGCAACCAGTCGGCCATTAACACACGACCATCGGCGATGGCTTTTACTTCGGTGCCTTCCGGTGCGTTAATCACCAGGCCTTTCCAGCGTAGCTCGCCCTGCATGGCTTCGCCAAAGCGATGCTCGATATTGCCGCGCACCGGCCATACCGCCTGGCCTCCGGCGCGACCCAGCCCCCCGGTACGTGACATCAGTGAGCGCTCGCTCTCTGTTGGCTTGTAGGTGGTGCCTTTACTTTTCGCCTGTTGCTGGCGGGCACGAACACGTTCCGCTTCTTTCGCTTCACGTTCGGCACGGGCGCGGGCTTCGCGCTCGGCTTTAGCGATCTTATCCTGCAGGCGCGCCTGGTTCTGACGCATCTCTGTCAGCTGGGCCTGATCTTTTTCCAGCGACGATTCCAGCGTAGTAATGGTTTTCTGACGCGCGACACGCGCCTGTTCCAGTCTGGTCTGCTGGTTTTGCTGCTCGCCAAGCAGGGATTTCTGTTGCGCCTGTTTATCGACCAGCGACGCTTTCTGCGCCGTTAATTCACTACGCGTCTGCTGTAAATCGTCGATATTTTTCTGGCGCGCGTCGTTCAGGTAACCGAAATAGGCAAGGATACGTTCGCTGCGCTGGCTCTCTTCGCCGCTCAGTACCAGTTGCAAACCGTTATGCTGACCCTGGCGGAATGCGGCGTCCAGCTGCTGTGCGAGCAGTTTTTCCTGCTCAATCTGCTGTTTTTGCAGTCTGCTGATCGACGCGTTTAACGCCTCGATCTCTTTATTCAGTGAGGTCAGCGAAATTTGTGTGCTGCGCAGCTTGCGGCTGGCTTCAGCGATGCTTTTTTCCTGGCTCTGCAATTGATTAAGCAGCTGACTACGTTGCTGCTTTTGCAGTTTGACGCTCTTTTCCTTCTCCGCGATGTCCTGCTGGATGGATTTAAGCTGAGACTTACTGTCGTCGGCCGCCTGGCTATAAAAAGGCAGCAGCAAAACGCCAGCGCATAATACGCTGGCGGACAGTGTGGACAATCTTGAGAGTGACGATACGCGGCTGGCCAATCCGTTACCCCGGGTCCGTAAAGATGAAACTGTCGCTTTTTCCCGCATGGGGAAGGATTATTCCACGATGAACAGCGGCTTACCAGTCATCTCTTTGGGGATTTCCATTTCTGGTGGTGGCAGCATGGTGATGATCGGGCGTGGCCAGCACATTTGGCGGTGTTGAGTAATGCAGCAGTCAGCCAGATGGCCGTGGCAAAAGCAGCGGCGCAACCGGTGGTTAACATCATAAAATCCGCATTAATCCCGCTTCCCTGACTGAAAGCGGCGAAACCTTTACTTACAAATGCCAGGCTTATCCGGGCTGCTATACAAAGCTGCTCAGGAACGCAACAGCGCGGCCAGCAATATCCATTTTCAGTGTGATCACACTTTTTTTTGGAATCTACCGCATAAAACGTAACTCTGGCGCCTTCGCGACTGTACATGAGAAGTGGCGCAGGTATACTCAGAAACCTTGTTTTAGCTTATTAACCCGGTTGGGAGTTGTTACCCCTCATGCAAGAAATTATGCAATTCGCAAGCAATCACCCAATATTAGGTATGGCGTGGGTTGTCTTGCTGGTTTTGGTGATCGTGACCACAGTTAAAGGCATGTTCTCTAAAGTAAAAACCATCAGTCGTGGCGAAGCGACACGTCAGATCAATAAAGAAGATGCAGTTGTGGTCGACGTTCGTTCACGTGATGACTATCGTAAAGGTCATATCTCTGGCGCCCTGAACGTGGTGGCGGCAGATATTAAGAAAGGCAATTTAGGCGAGCTGGAAAAGCATAAAGCGCAGCCTGTGATTGTCGTTTGCGCTACCGGAACCTCGGCAGCAGAGTCGGCGGCCCAGCTGAGTGCTGCCGGATTTGCTCAGGTATCGGTACTTAAAGAAGGTGTTGCGGGCTGGAGCGGCGATAATCTGCCCCTCGTTCGTGGAAAATAACCGATTCGAGGTACTGTAAATGGCTAACGTAGAGCTCTATACCAAAGCGACCTGCCCTTTTTGTCATCGTGCAAAAGCACTGTTAAGTGAGAAAGGCGTGGCGTTTCAGGAAATCCCCATTGATGGCGATGCCGATAAGCGGGAAGAGATGATTAAACGTAGCGGCCGGACGACCGTACCTCAAATTTTTATCGATGCGCAGCACATTGGTGGCTGTGACGACTTGTATGCGTTGGATGGACGCGCAGGGCTCGACCCGCTGTTGAAATGATGCTCCGCCAGCGCGATGATGGATTATTAACCAATAGGATTGAGTAAAATGTCAGAACAAAGCTCCAGCGAAATGTCTTTCCAGATTCAGCGTATTTACACTAAAGATATCTCTTTTGAAGCGCCAAACGCGCCACAGGTTTTCCAGAAAGAGTGGGAACCGGAAGTGAAACTGGATCTGGACACTGCATCCAGCCAGCTGGCGGATGGCGTTTTTGAAGTCGTTCTGCGTGTTACCGTAACGGCTACGGTTGAAGAAGATTCTGCATTCCTGTGTGAAGTGCAGCAGGCAGGTATCTTCAGCATCTCCGGTATCGACGGCAACCAGATGGCACATTGTCTTGGCGCATATTGCCCGAACATTCTGTTCCCGTATGCGCGCGAGTGCATCACCAGCCTGGTTTCGCGCGGTACTTTCCCGCAGTTGAACCTTGCGCCAGTAAACTTCGATGCGCTGTTTATGAACTATCTGCAGCAGCAGGGTGAAGGTGCAGAACCCCGTCAGGATGCCTGATGAAAAATCTTAACGCGTCTATGACCGTTATCGGTGCCGGCTCGTACGGCACCGCACTGGCAATTACGCTGGCCCGTAACGGCCACAATGTGTTGTTGTGGGGCCACAATCCGCAGCACCAGGCGCAACTGCAAGCCGATCGCTGTAATGTTGCTTTCCTTCCCGATGTGCCCTTTCCCGATACACTGCTGTTAGAGAGCGATCTCCAGCACGCCATTGCCGCCAGCCGTGATTTACTGGTGGTGGTGCCGAGCCATGTGTTTGGTGATGTTCTGCGTCAGATTAAGCCGTTTTTGCGTGCGGATTCACGCATCGTCTGGGCAACCAAAGGGCTGGAAAAAGAGACAGGTCGTCTGTTGCAGGATGTGGCGCGTGAGATCCTCGGCGATGCCATTCCGCTGGCAGTGATCTCCGGGCCAACCTTTGCCAAAGAGCTGGCGGCGGGTTTACCCACGGCTATTGCGCTGGCGGCGACAGATACACAATTTGCTGAAGATCTGCAGCAGCTGTTGCACTGCGGAAAAAGCTTCCGCGTCTACAACAATCCGGATTTTATCGGTGTGCAGCTGGGCGGCGCAGTGAAAAACGTGATTGCGATTGGCGCCGGTATTTCCGATGGCATCGGCTTTGGCGCTAATGCGCGCACCGCGCTGATTACCCGTGGATTGACGGAAATGACGCGCCTCGGAACCGCACTGGGCGCCGATCCGGTTACTTTTATGGGTATGGCGGGATTGGGCGATCTGGTGCTGACCTGTACCGACAATCAGTCGCGTAATCGTCGTTTTGGTATGATGCTGGGGCAGGGTGTGGATGTTGAGAGCGCCCAGAACACCATCGGTCAGGTAGTGGAAGGTTACCGCAATACGAAAGAAGTCAAAGCGTTAGCGGCTCGCTGTGGCGTAGAAATGCCAATTACCGAGCAAATTTATCAGGTGCTGTATTGCGAAAAAAGTGCCCGCGAGGCAGCATTGACGTTATTGGGTCGCGCAAGGAAGGACGAAAACAGCACCAGCTGATGCAGGAAGCACAGCACCTTCACCTGTAGCGTACCGGTTTTTGCCGGGCGCTGTTTTTTTATCGGGAGAGAGCAATGCCGTCTGAAGAGTTAGAACTGGTCTGGAATAACATCAAAGCTGAAGCCCGTACACTTGCGGACTGTGAGCCGATGTTGGCCAGTTTTTACCATGCGACATTGCTGAAGCACGAAAATCTCGGCAGCGCGCTGAGCTATATGCTGGCGAATAAACTTGCCAACCCGATTATGCCTGCTATTGCCATTCGCGAAGTTATTGAAGAAGCGTACAGCAGAGATCCTTCGATGATTGCGTCGGCCGCCCTTGATATTCAGGCGGTGCGTCTGCGTGACCCGGCGGTGGATAAATACTCCACGCCACTGCTTTATCTGAAAGGCTTCCACGCGTTGCAGGCGTACCGCATTGGCCACTGGCTATGGAATGAAGGGCGTCGCGCACTGGCGGTCTATCTGCAAAATGAAATCTCAGTCTCGTTTGCGGTCGATATCCATCCCGCCGCTCGCATCGGTCACGGCATTATGCTCGACCACGCTACCGGTATTGTGATTGGTGAGACGGCGGTGGTGGAAAACGATGTTTCCATCCTGCAGTCAGTCACCCTCGGCGGTACCGGTAAAACCAGCGGCGATCGCCATCCGAAGATTCGTGAAGGGGTGATGATTGGCGCCGGAGCTAAGATCCTCGGCAATATTGAAGTGGGGCGCGGGGCGAAAATTGGCGCCGGTTCGGTGGTGTTACAACCGATCCCACCACATACCACGGCAGCGGGCGTGCCAGCACGTATTGTCGGTAAGCCTGGCAGCGAGAAACCCTCGATGGAAATGGATCAGCACTTTAACGGTATGGTGTCTGGCTTTGAGTTTGGCGACGGCATCTGATTTTCCGGGGCGGTTTCTCGCCGCCCGCTAGTCACGTTTTAATCACCGCCCCCGCGTAATCCAGTTGCCGCCACGCTTCATACACCACCACTGACACCGCGTTCGACAAATTCATACTGCGACTGTCAGGCTGCATCGGGATGCGAATCTTGTGCTGCGCGGGCAGGGCATCAAGAATGGTCGCGGGCAAACCACGGGTCTCCGGGCCAAACAGCAAGTAATCCCCAGGCTGATAACTCACCGCACTGTGTGCTGGCGTACCTTTGGTAGTCAGCGCAAACAGCCGCTGTGGCGCTTCTGCCGCGAGGAAAACGTTGTAATTGGCATGACGCTTAATATGCGTAAATTCGTGATAATCCAGACCCGCGCGACGCAGGCGTTTATCGTCCCAGGCAAAGCCCATGGGTTCAATCAGATGCAGCTGGAAACCAGTATTGGCGCACAGGCGAATAATATTGCCGGTGTTCGGTGGGATTTCAGGTTCAAACAATACGATATTTAACATCGGTAGCGGCCCTCAATAACGAGGGCCGCAGGATAGCAAAATATTAACGGCTGGAGTACAGCGGCAGCCAGATTGTCAGACGTAAACCGCCCAACGGGCTGTCATCAGCTTTCACCCAGCCACGATGCTGCTGAATGGCGGTTTCAACAATTGCCAGCCCCAGCCCGGTGCCGCCCGATTCGCGATCGCGCGCTTCGTCGGTACGGTAGAAAGGACGGAAGATTTGCTCGCGATCTTCCGCGCTGACGCCCGGGCCATCGTCATCGACATGCACGGTAATACCCTGATTATCTACTGAAAAACTGACGGAAATTCGGGTGTGTGAGTAACGCAGTGCATTGCGCACAATATTTTCCAGTGCGCTGTCCAGCGCATTGGGGTTGCCGTACAGCGGCCATGGCCCTGGCGGGTAGGGCACCTCAAGCGTTTTGCCCATCTGCTCGGCTTCAAATTTCGCGTCGTCCAGCACGCCAGCCCATAGCTGGTTGGCTTTCATTGCCTCACTGACCAGCGCATTTTTGTGCTGAGTCCGCGACAGCACTAGCAGGTCGTTAATCATGCCGTCCAGACGCTGGGCTTCCATCTCAATACGTTGCAGTTCTTTGCCTTCTCCCTGACGGCGACGCATCAGGGCGGTAGCCAGCTGCAGGCGTGTCAGTGGCGTGCGCAATTCATGGGAGATATCTGACAGCAGGCGCTGCTGAGCGGTCATCATTCTTTCCAGCGCGCTTACCATCTGGTTAAAGCTCGAACCGGCGGCGAGGAACTCCTGAGGACCAGCCTCCAGCTCAGGATGTTGTCGCAGGTTGCCGCTGGCGACTTCATCTGCTGCATGCTTAAGTTTACGCGCAGGTTTCGCCAGGCTCCAGGCCAGCCACAGCAGCAGAGGGGAGCTGATAAGCATCGTGACAATCAGTAACAGTAACGGGCGGTCAAACAGCAGGTTAATAAAATCCAGCTGTGAGCTGCCCGCCGGGCGGATCAGATACAGCTGATAATTATCTTCACCGTCGCGCACCGAGAAAGGGCCAACCAGTTCCACGCGGCCATATTTCTTTTTCTGCGGATGATCGGAATTATCAGACTGGCCGATAAAGTTGCGGATAATCTGCATTTCATTGTGCTGGGCGCCAATAACGCGACCTTCACTGGTCACCAGCAGCAGGCGCTGACCAGGCGGCGCCCACTTATCAATCGCGCGGAACAGGCGACGCCACCACATCAAATCGTTTGGTGGATCGTGGCCCAGCTCGGCTTCAACATGCTGTTCAATCATGATTCCCTGGCGCTGCTCACTTTCGAGCAGCGAGGTCATTTGACGGGAATCGAGTTTTGGAACCATCAGTACCAGCATCAACACCAGCGCCAGGGTTAACCAGAAGATGGCGAAGATGCGGGTGGTCAAACTACTTATCATGTTGCGGAGACCATTAAATACCCGCGTCCACGTAACGTTTTAAACCACGGATGCCCGTCACGGCGCTCAGGCAGTTTGCGGCGAAGATTAGAAATATGCATATCAATAGCGCGATCAAACGGTGTCAGGCGCTTACCCAGCACTTCCTGGCTTAAGTGTTCACGCGATACAACCTGGCCGAGATGCTGCGCCAGTAAGTAAAGCAGAGTGAACTCAGTGCCGGT
This is a stretch of genomic DNA from Winslowiella toletana. It encodes these proteins:
- the envC gene encoding murein hydrolase activator EnvC yields the protein MREKATVSSLRTRGNGLASRVSSLSRLSTLSASVLCAGVLLLPFYSQAADDSKSQLKSIQQDIAEKEKSVKLQKQQRSQLLNQLQSQEKSIAEASRKLRSTQISLTSLNKEIEALNASISRLQKQQIEQEKLLAQQLDAAFRQGQHNGLQLVLSGEESQRSERILAYFGYLNDARQKNIDDLQQTRSELTAQKASLVDKQAQQKSLLGEQQNQQTRLEQARVARQKTITTLESSLEKDQAQLTEMRQNQARLQDKIAKAEREARARAEREAKEAERVRARQQQAKSKGTTYKPTESERSLMSRTGGLGRAGGQAVWPVRGNIEHRFGEAMQGELRWKGLVINAPEGTEVKAIADGRVLMADWLQGYGLVVVVEHGKGDMSLYGYNQSALVSVGTQVKAGEPIALVGTSGGRGTPSLYFEIRRQGQAVNPLPWLGR
- a CDS encoding divergent polysaccharide deacetylase family protein → MFQRLKLTGLLSSLLFTCSAHAGKLAIVIDDFGYRPAQENQVLQMPPAISVAVLPNAPHAREMATKAHQRGHEVLIHLPMAPLSKQPLEKDTLHPEMSSAEIARIISDAVKSVPYAVGLNNHMGSAMTSSLPGMQKVMQVLDHYNFYFLDSMTIANSQSTRAAAGTSVKVIKRRVFLDDSQNEAEIRKQFTRAVRLARRDGSAIAIGHPHPTTVKVLQQMLPTLPADITLVRPGQLLNEPQRINNKPLPPESKPAKPRNPFHGGELCINKNATQPVPATRVLGVIGDSIADSYPVKTLKKLF
- the cpxA gene encoding envelope stress sensor histidine kinase CpxA is translated as MISSLTTRIFAIFWLTLALVLMLVLMVPKLDSRQMTSLLESEQRQGIMIEQHVEAELGHDPPNDLMWWRRLFRAIDKWAPPGQRLLLVTSEGRVIGAQHNEMQIIRNFIGQSDNSDHPQKKKYGRVELVGPFSVRDGEDNYQLYLIRPAGSSQLDFINLLFDRPLLLLIVTMLISSPLLLWLAWSLAKPARKLKHAADEVASGNLRQHPELEAGPQEFLAAGSSFNQMVSALERMMTAQQRLLSDISHELRTPLTRLQLATALMRRRQGEGKELQRIEMEAQRLDGMINDLLVLSRTQHKNALVSEAMKANQLWAGVLDDAKFEAEQMGKTLEVPYPPGPWPLYGNPNALDSALENIVRNALRYSHTRISVSFSVDNQGITVHVDDDGPGVSAEDREQIFRPFYRTDEARDRESGGTGLGLAIVETAIQQHRGWVKADDSPLGGLRLTIWLPLYSSR
- the kbl gene encoding glycine C-acetyltransferase; protein product: MSRNFYRQINDQLAESRQEGLFKEERIITSPQQADIETGDGHHVINFCANNYLGLANHPALILAAKEGMDSHGFGMASVRFICGTQDSHKQLEKRLAEFLGMEDAILYSSCFDANGGLFETLLGAEDAIISDALNHASIIDGVRLCKARRYRYANNDMGELQARLEEAKTAGARHIMIATDGVFSMDGIIANLQGICDLADRYDALVMVDDSHAVGFVGASGRGTHEYCEVMGRVDIITGTLGKALGGASGGYTAAKKEVVEWLRQRSRPYLFSNSLAPAIVAASIRVLDMLAEGDGLRQRLWNNVRYFREEMTKAGFTLAGADHAIIPVMLGEATVAQEFARLLQQEGIYVTGFFYPVVPKGAARIRTQISAGHSQQQLVRAVEAFTRIGKQLNVIG
- the tdh gene encoding L-threonine 3-dehydrogenase, whose protein sequence is MRALAKLKAEAGIWMTEAPIPQPGHNDLLIKIRKTAICGTDVHIYNWDEWSQKTIPVPMIVGHEYVGEVVAIGQEVNGYQIGDRVSGEGHITCGHCRNCRAGRTHLCRNAIGVGVNRQGCFAEYLVIPAFNAFKIPDNISDELAAIFDPFGNAVHTALSFDLVGEDVLISGAGPIGIMAAAVCKHVGARHVVITDVNDYRLELARKMGVTRAVNVNQENLNKIMGELGMTEGFDVGLEMSGAPPAFRTLLAAMNHGGRIALLGIPPSEMSIDWNQVIFKGLFIKGIYGREMFETWYKMAALIQSGLDLTPIITHRYSIDQFQQGFDDMRSGQSGKVVLSWD
- the gpsA gene encoding NAD(P)H-dependent glycerol-3-phosphate dehydrogenase gives rise to the protein MKNLNASMTVIGAGSYGTALAITLARNGHNVLLWGHNPQHQAQLQADRCNVAFLPDVPFPDTLLLESDLQHAIAASRDLLVVVPSHVFGDVLRQIKPFLRADSRIVWATKGLEKETGRLLQDVAREILGDAIPLAVISGPTFAKELAAGLPTAIALAATDTQFAEDLQQLLHCGKSFRVYNNPDFIGVQLGGAVKNVIAIGAGISDGIGFGANARTALITRGLTEMTRLGTALGADPVTFMGMAGLGDLVLTCTDNQSRNRRFGMMLGQGVDVESAQNTIGQVVEGYRNTKEVKALAARCGVEMPITEQIYQVLYCEKSAREAALTLLGRARKDENSTS
- the cysE gene encoding serine O-acetyltransferase produces the protein MPSEELELVWNNIKAEARTLADCEPMLASFYHATLLKHENLGSALSYMLANKLANPIMPAIAIREVIEEAYSRDPSMIASAALDIQAVRLRDPAVDKYSTPLLYLKGFHALQAYRIGHWLWNEGRRALAVYLQNEISVSFAVDIHPAARIGHGIMLDHATGIVIGETAVVENDVSILQSVTLGGTGKTSGDRHPKIREGVMIGAGAKILGNIEVGRGAKIGAGSVVLQPIPPHTTAAGVPARIVGKPGSEKPSMEMDQHFNGMVSGFEFGDGI
- a CDS encoding rhodanese-like domain-containing protein — protein: MQEIMQFASNHPILGMAWVVLLVLVIVTTVKGMFSKVKTISRGEATRQINKEDAVVVDVRSRDDYRKGHISGALNVVAADIKKGNLGELEKHKAQPVIVVCATGTSAAESAAQLSAAGFAQVSVLKEGVAGWSGDNLPLVRGK
- the secB gene encoding protein-export chaperone SecB, translated to MSEQSSSEMSFQIQRIYTKDISFEAPNAPQVFQKEWEPEVKLDLDTASSQLADGVFEVVLRVTVTATVEEDSAFLCEVQQAGIFSISGIDGNQMAHCLGAYCPNILFPYARECITSLVSRGTFPQLNLAPVNFDALFMNYLQQQGEGAEPRQDA
- the grxC gene encoding glutaredoxin 3 — translated: MANVELYTKATCPFCHRAKALLSEKGVAFQEIPIDGDADKREEMIKRSGRTTVPQIFIDAQHIGGCDDLYALDGRAGLDPLLK
- the trmL gene encoding tRNA (uridine(34)/cytosine(34)/5-carboxymethylaminomethyluridine(34)-2'-O)-methyltransferase TrmL, coding for MLNIVLFEPEIPPNTGNIIRLCANTGFQLHLIEPMGFAWDDKRLRRAGLDYHEFTHIKRHANYNVFLAAEAPQRLFALTTKGTPAHSAVSYQPGDYLLFGPETRGLPATILDALPAQHKIRIPMQPDSRSMNLSNAVSVVVYEAWRQLDYAGAVIKT